A DNA window from Cydia splendana chromosome 24, ilCydSple1.2, whole genome shotgun sequence contains the following coding sequences:
- the LOC134802185 gene encoding uncharacterized protein LOC134802185: protein MDMSFMDSHQLNDTTRFDASINTACFTGVQQLVAEFRLLREEMRTMNSNILALRTTITGLSSRMDSCDSRVDNLCARVEALESKTVHPNGHNSTEASMLETIAQLKEDLNDRDQDMLYNDIEISSVPEHTGENTTHIVTTLGQKLGVTLSEHDIVDASRVGRAPLLGGGVQGPPSRPRLLVVRLARRAVRDQLLQAARVRRGATTEGTGLPGPSCRFYVNERLTPFNRRLFQRARQQKEHHGWRYAWTRDGRIYLRQRPGTDSPRHRIRTEMDLIRVFGSLDVCSQS, encoded by the coding sequence ATGGATATGTCGTTCATGGACAGTCACCAATTGAACGATACCACCAGGTTTGACGCGTCAATAAACACTGCATGTTTTACCGGTGTTCAGCAATTAGTGGCGGAATTTCGTTTACTTCGCGAGGAAATGCGGACGATGAATAGCAATATTCTGGCTCTTCGTACAACAATAACCGGCTTATCGTCAAGGATGGACAGCTGTGATAGCCGGGTGGATAATCTGTGCGCCCGGGTGGAAGCTCTGGAGTCCAAGACCGTACATCCTAACGGGCATAATAGTACTGAGGCTTCTATGTTGGAAACCATTGCTCAACTTAAAGAGGATTTAAATGACCGCGACCAGGACATGCTATACAACGACATTGAGATTTCTAGTGTGCCTGAACATACGGGAGAAAATACTACTCACATAGTCACTACTTTAGGGCAGAAACTCGGTGTTACGCTGTCTGAACACGACATCGTTGACGCTTCTCGTGTGGGTCGTGCGCCGCTGTTAGGCGGGGGCGTCCAGGGCCCGCCGTCCCGCCCGCGGCTGCTGGTGGTGCGTCTggcgcgccgcgctgtgcgcgACCAGCTGCTGCAGGCGGCGAGGGTACGCCGCGGGGCAACAACGGAGGGCACCGGGCTCCCGGGGCCCAGTTGCCGCTTCTATGTCAACGAGCGGCTGACCCCCTTCAATCGACGGCTATTTCAAAGGGCACGGCAGCAGAAGGAGCATCACGGCTGGCGATATGCGTGGACGCGGGATGGCAGGATCTATCTGCGCCAACGGCCGGGTACAGATTCTCCGAGGCATCGTATAAGGACAGAAATGGACTTAATTCGTGTTTTTGGCTCTCTTGATGTTTGTTCTCAGTCATAA